One Phaseolus vulgaris cultivar G19833 chromosome 4, P. vulgaris v2.0, whole genome shotgun sequence DNA window includes the following coding sequences:
- the LOC137836853 gene encoding probable prolyl 4-hydroxylase 7, which produces MVSRHFVSLVLCFLCFEISVSSIRLPGLDQEAKSTHGSVLRMKTGVSSVKFDPTRVTQLSWNPRAFLYKGFLSEEECDHLITLAKDKLEISMVADNESGKSVMSEVRTSSGMFLNKAQDKIVADIEARISAWTFLPIENGESMQVLHYENGQKYEPHFDYFHDKANQIMGGHRVATVLMYLSNVGKGGETIFPNSEAKLLQPKDDTWSECAHKGYAVKPEKGDALLFFSLHLDATTDANSLHGSCPVIEGEKWSATKWIHVSDFEKPVISVEGGDCVDDNENCSRWAKIGECEKNPLYMVGSAGVRGKCMKSCNVCSS; this is translated from the exons ATGGTTTCTCGCCATTTCGTGTCGCTCGTCCTCTGTTTCCTCTGTTTCGAGATCTCTGTTTCCTCCATTCGGTTGCCCGGTCTGGACCAAGAAGCCAAGTCCAC CCATGGATCGGTGCTTAGGATGAAAACGGGAGTCTCTTCAGTGAAATTTGATCCCACACGGGTCACTCAGCTCTCGTGGAATCCCAG GGCTTTTCTGTACAAGGGATTTTTATCGGAGGAAGAATGTGATCATTTGATAACTCTG GCCAAGGACAAGCTGGAGATATCTATGGTGGCGGATAATGAGTCTGGTAAAAGTGTAATGAGTGAAGTCAGAACGAGTTCTGGAATGTTTCTCAACAAGGCACAG gataaaatagtTGCTGATATTGAAGCCCGGATTTCTGCATGGACATTCCTTCCTATAG AGAATGGTGAGTCGATGCAAGTATTGCACTATGAGAATGGTCAGAAGTATGAACCACACTTTGATTACTTCCATGACAAAGCTAATCAAATTATGGGTGGCCATCGGGTTGCCACTGTATTGATGTATTTGTCCAATGTTGGGAAGGGTGGGGAAACAATTTTTCCCAATTCTGAG GCAAAGCTTTTACAGCCAAAAGATGATACCTGGTCCGAATGTGCTCACAAAGGATATGCAG TAAAACCTGAGAAGGGTGATGCCTTGTTGTTCTTCAGTCTCCATCTTGATGCAACTACAGATGCCAATAGCTTGCATGGAAGCTGTCCAGTCATTGAGGGTGAGAAGTGGTCTGCCACCAAGTGGATTCACGTTAGTGACTTTGAAAAGCCTGTCATTTCAGTGGAGGGTGGAGACTGTGTTGATGATAACGAGAATTGCTCTAGGTGGGCTAAAATTGGTGAATGTGAGAAGAATCCACTTTATATGGTTGGTAGTGCAGGAGTCAGAGGGAAGTGTATGAAGAGTTGCAATGTCTGCTCTTCTTAG
- the LOC137836370 gene encoding transcription factor MYB35 → MHIASPLHNSLSPSSSSSSSSSSSSVSHFTKMGRPPCCDKSNVKRGLWTPEEDAKILAYVANHGTGNWTLVPKKAGLNRCGKSCRLRWTNYLRPDLKHDSFTPQEEELIINLHGAIGSRWSLIARRLPGRTDNDVKNYWNTKLRKKLMKMGIDPVTHKPVSQVLSDLGSISGLPNSTTTNQMAFVNKDLMMSNMVPTKTEPSGSNKSMVENTQEDQVHSWEHHFPYQVLTTENVQPHVFSEAASSTSSSSSSNLTHLGSPQSYSCQTPHCSSFDWSEFLHSDSFMWSLNPSSLVQSEADLSINAKSNGHDKQGVASIEGCCGAGMEYQTKKQCEGHSFVDGILDRDSELRAAFPELLDASFDY, encoded by the exons ATGCATATTGCATCACCATTACATAATTCACtctctccttcttcttcttcttcttcttcttcttcttcttcttctgtttcTCATTTCACAAAAATGGGAAGGCCTCCTTGTTGTGACAAATCCAATGTCAAAAGGGGTCTTTGGACTCCTGAGGAAGATGCTAAAATACTTGCCTATGTAGCCAATCATGGAACTGGAAACTGGACATTGGTTCCAAAGAAAGCAG GGCTGAATAGGTGTGGTAAAAGCTGCAGGCTCAGATGGACCAACTATCTGAGACCTGACCTCAAGCATGATAGTTTTACTCCCCAAGAAGAAGAGCTCATTATTAACCTTCATGGAGCCATAGGAAGCAG ATGGTCTTTGATTGCAAGAAGATTACCTGGGAGAACAGACAATGATGTGAAGAACTACTGGAACACAAAGCTAAGGAAGAAGCTTATGAAGATGGGAATTGATCCAGTGACTCATAAGCCAGTATCACAAGTCCTCTCTGACTTGGGAAGCATTAGTGGCCTCCCTAACAGCACCACCACTAACCAAATGGCCTTTGTTAACAAGGACTTGATGATGAGCAACATGGTACCAACAAAAACTGAACCATCAGGTTCCAATAAGTCAATGGTGGAGAACACACAAGAGGATCAAGTTCACTCATGGGAACACCACTTTCCTTACCAAGTCCTCACCACAGAAAATGTCCAACCACATGTCTTCAGTGAAGCTGCATCCTCCACCTCATCCTCATCTTCCTCCAACCTCACACACTTAGGCTCACCACAGTCCTACTCTTGCCAAACCCCTCATTGTTCCTCCTTTGATTGGAGTGAGTTTCTTCACAGTGACTCATTTATGTGGTCACTGAACCCCTCAAGTCTGGTGCAAAGTGAAGCTGATCTTTCCATCAATGCCAAAAGCAATGGCCATGACAAACAAGGAGTTGCTTCAATTGAGGGTTGTTGTGGTGCAGGCATGGAATATCAAACTAAAAAGCAATGTGAAGGTCATTCATTTGTAGATGGTATTTTGGACAGGGACAGTGAGTTAAGAGCAGCATTCCCTGAACTTTTGGATGCTTCTTTTGACTACTAA